The Notamacropus eugenii isolate mMacEug1 chromosome 4, mMacEug1.pri_v2, whole genome shotgun sequence DNA window CTTTGTTGTAAAATCCCAAGTTTTTCATAGAAAAATACCAACTGTTCTCTTTTCAGACCCCGATTCCTGAAGGCAACAAAGATCTCAGAAACGCTTATTTGAGTTTTAACTTGGTTAGTTTTTAAATTCCCCACTAGGGAGATAATGGTCTCTTCTGTCCACTGTTTCCTTTCCTCGTGAcctgccctcctctccccccataacAGGTTTCTTCTAACAGTTTCTGAACCTTACCTGGTCTTTGTCTGTCCTTTGATGCGTGGTAGAACAATACTGGCTGCCTCTGGCATTCTGGCCACGTGATTTGTGTTCTACTTAATGCTAGCAAGGGGGCACGGTAATATTTTACCATGTGAGTCCAGCTAGATCTCAAACCTGATATCCCACGGGGTCCGAGATAGCCACTGTTTTATCGTCTCTCCATCAATTGGTTCTCTATTCACATGACACAGGGCTTAATGTCCTGACAGACActttgatggtgatggtggtgataataAGATCCACTAGCGGAAGGATGAAAAGAAGAAATGCCGTTGAAATTGAGGACGAAATCTTTCCTGTCACACACTGGGGTAGAGTGATGCTGGTAGCGAGGCAGTCCcactaaaagaagaaatttttaaaaagtatgtatatatgtgtatgtcttttcaaaaacaaatttacCAAGGCTGCTGGGATAACGTATTGACACTGGTCACAAATGGAATAACGCATCTCTTTAACTACCATAGAAAATCTTAGAGAAAATCGAGTTCCGGAAGAAGATGGCAATATTTAGAACTTCCCCTGGCtcagaaaattattaaaatttcatttttaaagaaaattgcgAGCCCTCTATGCACCTGCGTACTTGTGTGAGGTGATTTCCTTGTTATTTATACATAGGGAAGGAATACCAATTAAACGCCACATGGGAAAGGAAGGATCATGCTTAGTCAGATTTGCTCccactttcttctcttcattctattcctttctttgtgtgtatctctttctGTAACTTTCTGTGGGTCTCTTAGTATATGtgtctctgcctcctcttttctctcaggACTCTTGGGTAGTGAGGAAGGAGCCCTGGGTGTTTGGGGTGGAGGCAATTGATAGAAGAACCTATCCCACATATGCTATATTCCCCTAAAGTCCCACTTTTATTAGTCTCTGCTCGACTTTCTCTTAACATGGAGGCTCCTTGCGAGTacgaattgtttcattctttgaactTGCGCCTAGCACAGTGTCGGGCCCGTAATAGCAGCTTACTAAATAGTCCTTGAGTGATAGGTTCAGTTCGTCGTAAAATTAGCCAATCAGACTAGGGGATAGAAGCaggacttatttttttccttttcgttGAAATTAGTggtagaaagaaagaggaaaggaccaCTAACTTCAGCAAAATCTGAGTTCCACGTGTTCCCGCGTTCTGCGTGAGTGAATCTGCATATCTGAATCAGCACACGGAGATATGGTATTAAGGAACTTCATTTGATAAGGGGTTGCAGACTGTGAGTTTTCCGAGGACACCTCAGTCACGTGTAACAAATTCGACTATACTTCTGTGTCACAGTACTGCTCTGTGGCCACTCTATCTTGGATTGCACTGCAAATCTTGGACTTTTACTTACGTCTTTATGGCACTCACTCCTTAAATCTTGGGTGGTGCTGGAGGTTGCGGGTGTGGGGAGAAGAGAATCATGCTTCTAGCTGTTAAGAAGGGGCAGGGGAAGCTAGTGCCCTTTCCGAGTAGGTGAAGTTCCCTGCCCCCTTCCTCACCCTTCCGCGCAAGACTTAAAAACTACTCTCTCTCCTTGGTCTATTCTAATAACCCGCTTGGTATGCGGACAATAAACCCTCACAGTTTATTGCAGGCCTGATTCAATCAGTTAGCATGCTTTAACAGCGTGTGAAAAATGTATCGCAAGCCTGTAAGGGGGTGGGTGGGACCTCTGCTTTCAATATTCCTTTCAATCTTTTAAGTTTAAGAAACAACAAGGTCGCTAACATAAATAGCTGGGGATTCGGCCCTTGTTTATGGACCGATAAAAAGCAATTGTAACCAAATATATGCATTGCCTTGCACCCACCAGTAAAAGAGAAAGTAGTCATACCCACAGCAGCAGCCGGAATTGCACTTGTTCCAGTGTACCGGTTagctttccttgatttttttttttaagtaaaacattttgcaattgcctcccttccctccctcttccccctccataACTGTATTCCACATGTGGGGCAGTGAAATTCCACATCATACCCTTGGACCACAATCAGTCTGGTTATTGTTGTTGGTTTGTCTTTAATCTGTTGCTAGGATCAAcagagaaaaatttttaaaaaatgcgaGCAGgaacacacgcgcacacacacacacacacacacacacacacacacacatactcacacagtCATACCCCCATACCTACACACTCTCGTCTTGCCTTGGACCTCCCGGTCTTGATAAAGGAATTAATTGGAAAAGAGACACTAAGGTCAGATTAGACTTCGCCTGATGTGCAGCTTTActctcatcttttcccttttgACTTGAGTTATTAATGTGGTATACTGTGACTGGTCAGAGTTATTCTTCTAGATGTCTCTATTGTGTTTCTGAGAGCTAGGGGACCTACAGAGGAGCAAGAGTAAGGTCACAAATGGTCATTCACAAGTGTGGTTTGGTCATTACCTCAAActcttgttttattcttttcagCTACTCTCTCCCCCTATTATCCTCACCAAAGGTACACAGACCTCATCTAGCTTCTGCGGTGGAATACTCTTTCAGCCTTTATCTTGCTTCCTATAATAGGGACCCCTCATCCTCCACAGGGGAGACCTGTGGGGAATAACTAGTCTTTTGGGGTGGTGTCCACCTCCTCCCAAAGCTGGAGACAGTGGGTTGTATAGCTAGAGTTCACCCTCCCTCTCTAATAAGAGATGCCAAATGATTAGGGAAATATTTTAAGTGGGGAAGAAGGCACACAAAATATTCTCCAGTGTCTTAGTAGAAacgggggtggggtggagaagggcaaagaacaagacaaaaaatacaaaacaaacaaaataggtTTCTTTCCTTGCTGCCAAAGTCAAAGCTTGGGCCTTGCCggttcttttctgctttgtccCTGAGAAAGAGCATCATAGATGGAGGATGAGGCAAAAACCAGTAGGAGAGAGATCCTGGGGCTCTTGTGGATTAGCTAGCTGAGCCGGGAGGGCTTTCTCCCACTCTGGTTTTGGACAgtctgtttgttcttcattttctgaACAAAATTCAGTGCTCTCCTTTGTTGCTTTCTGACCATCAAAGACATactggtttatttatttttttttaggcaaTTTCATTCAGAGGTCAGAAAAACTGTTTTAAGGTGGTGGTGTCCTCAGTACTGTTAAAGTATTTTGTTAAAGAATATATTTTGGGGATGATCCCTACAGAGGCCTTGACTATGGAACTGCCTGCCTTTGCCTGAGAGTGTTACAGAAGGAATACTAGGGGgagggctgtgtgtgtgtatgtgtttgtaggGGAGGATTGTGATTGACAGCTTCTCTGAAGggataaaaaaataagagggaGAGGGTCGTCTGTACTTGTTACTTGTTGAAATTCCCATAAAATTGAACAAGACCCTGCTCTCATATGGGTTAAGTCAGGCTAAAATCCTCTTCGGTGTGGTCCTGCCCAGACTGTCTTTGTTTAGTTAACCTCCAAGACCCGCATTTAAAGGGGCTATTTGGAAAATTTCACCATAAAGGGAGCCACATCTTTTACCCATTTAGGGGGATGTGtattttgtgcttcattttccctTCGCTAACGTTCTAGAGGCAGAAATATAGATAGttggaaacaattttttaaaaacatacaccGACCCCTGGGTTATATTTTGTATTCTTCTTATTGTAGACATACTCGATTTGCTTTAAACTATAGACTTCTCAGAGATTAGCAGATTTTGCTGAGAATTTAGGCATTGCTGGAGTTCCCGAAACTTTTAtactttctccccatttttacTACAAAATCTACCAAAATACTTACTgtatctccccttcctctctcaaaTTTCCTTTCCCCAGACCTTTGACAATTCGTTGGCTTCTCATAATTAGTTACCaaaatataagatttttttttttaatcgagAATTTCAGGAGAGTCTCTCCATGGAGCCTCCCTATCGGAAACAAGAGTCTAAACCTCTGTATCTATTCTATGAGCAAGACTGGGCAGAACAGTCCAAGAAATTCCAGTCAGCTTAGGGGTCAGTGTTTTTGTTGGGTATTTTTCAGGGTTCCTTTTGGGTTCCCAGTTCGTTTCCCTTGTCTCTCACTGGACATTGGAACCATATTATTCCATATTCCATATTCTTTCATGTCTTTCCGtagatctctttctcttcctctcattttgTTTAGGTATCtatgtctctgcttctctctttgtCTCGCCCCCTCCGGCCCCCACCCCCTTCTAACACTGGCCTCTCTGTCCAGTGACTCTCTTATTATTAGCAGGACTTTTCACACCTTGGCTTTCAGACAAATCAAGAGAAAttgacaaaataacaaaaaagtaagccaaaacaaaaacaaacaaaagaaggaTTCTGAAATCACATTGATTTCTCTCAAATCTAATCTCCTTTCTCCTAAAAGCTCTAGGCCTGAGACGTTCAACATGCAAAAGCGTCCGCCACCTCCTCGGAGCAGTTCTGGGATGGTGGACAGAATTACAGAGCAGGAAGGGTAACTTCTCATGATGCCAAGCCCCTGACCCTAGTTACTTCCAGGGTAACAAGGTCACTACTACTTCCCTCTTCTGAtctcttctcccttctacctGTCCCTCCCAAATTACTGCTACACCCaggaaaaatgcaaaaatatggGTTACTCCAGTTCGCCAAGCAAGTGACCCCCGGGGTGTCCGACCTCTCAATGTGGCAAGAGGATGGATGCAAAGGGCAAATGAGAGGCAGAACGCGGGACGGGAGGGACAAAGGTGGCTACTGGGCGCCTCGAGTTACCTGAGAGGTCCTCGCGGGCGTTTTGGTGCAAGTAGCTCTGCTCCAGGGAGTAAGAGGACATGCTGGAGTGGAGTCCGGCAGGGGCCGCCGGGTTGCTGCTGGGCGTCAGGGCAGGCGGCTGCTTGAGGTAAGGTGAAGAACCAGGAGGGCTCCAGTGAGCCGCGGGGCTAGTGTAAGGTGAGTGGCACTCTATAGCACTCGCCATGGCAGGTGATGAGGGCACGGGGCTGCTACTACTGTCCGGTCCGtactctcctccccctcctgctcctcctcctccaccaccacctcctccagCCGCCCCAACTCCAGCGCCCGTGGTGACCGGGCAACTGGCCATATAGGTCGAGCCCGGGTTGGGCGACATATGGGGGacatgatggtgatggtggtgagggTGGGAGTGTCCTGGGGCACCAGCGCCGGAATCGTAGCCTCCTGGCATCATGTCGAGGCCGCCGTAGCCACCCTGGCCGTGGCACCCGAGCGGCGCAGAAGGGGGGGCCTGGAAATCGAAGCCCTGCGGCAAGAGCGACGTTCCAAAACCAAGCCCGCTGACCATTCGGTGGTACATGGGCTTGAGCGCCTGGCACTTCCGCCTGAAACCCCGAGGTCGGCGGCGGAATGAGCCCTCTTCGAACATGAACTCGCTAGCTGGGTCGATGGTCCAATAGTGGCCCTTTCCCGGGCGGCCCAACCCCTTGGGGAGCTTGATGAAACACTCATTGAGCGAGAGGTTGTGGCGCACAGAATTCTTCCAGCCCTGGTAGGCTCCGCGGAAGAAAGGGAAGCGAGCCTGCAGGAACTGGTAGATCTCGCTCAGAGTGAGCCGCTTGCTGGGCGAGCTCTGGATAGCCATGACGATGAGGGCTATGTACGAGTACGGGGGCTTCTCTGGACGCCGCAGCCCTGAGCTGGCCTTCTTGTTACTGCTGCCCCCGCCTCCCCCGCCACCCCCGCCGCCTCCTCCGCTCCCACTGCTGCCCCCGCCGCCGCTGGCGTTCTTGCAAGCTGCGGAGGAAGCGCTGGAAGACGAGGAAGATGAAGATGAGGCAGAGGACgcggaggaagaggaggaagaagaggtggTCTCCAGggcggcagcagcggcggcggagGAAGAGGACGAAGGGGGTGGCTGGCTCATCAAGACTGACTGGAGCGCACCGGGGGCCGGGCTGCAAGGACTCTGGAGAGGGGCCGGCGGGGGCGGCAGgcgttgctgctgctgctgctgaggcggcggcggcggcggctgctgcCCGCTCTCGGTGGTCATCTGGCACTGAGGAGAGAAGCTGagggggggttgggggtgggagtggggggaagacAGAGAAGGCGTTCGGGTGGGGTAAGGGGTGAAGCCGGCAGCGCTCCCTCTC harbors:
- the FOXF2 gene encoding forkhead box protein F2, whose product is MTTESGQQPPPPPPQQQQQQRLPPPPAPLQSPCSPAPGALQSVLMSQPPPSSSSSAAAAAALETTSSSSSSSASSASSSSSSSSSASSAACKNASGGGGSSGSGGGGGGGGGGGGSSNKKASSGLRRPEKPPYSYIALIVMAIQSSPSKRLTLSEIYQFLQARFPFFRGAYQGWKNSVRHNLSLNECFIKLPKGLGRPGKGHYWTIDPASEFMFEEGSFRRRPRGFRRKCQALKPMYHRMVSGLGFGTSLLPQGFDFQAPPSAPLGCHGQGGYGGLDMMPGGYDSGAGAPGHSHPHHHHHHVPHMSPNPGSTYMASCPVTTGAGVGAAGGGGGGGGGAGGGGEYGPDSSSSPVPSSPAMASAIECHSPYTSPAAHWSPPGSSPYLKQPPALTPSSNPAAPAGLHSSMSSYSLEQSYLHQNAREDLSVGLPRYQHHSTPVCDRKDFVLNFNGISSFHPSASGSYYHHHHHQSVCQDIKPCVM